The following nucleotide sequence is from Sphingomonas telluris.
AGCCTGGTCGTGTGAACCGGAGAGATCAGCGAATGGCAGGACCGCGATGCGGCTAGCATTAGCGACTGTTGGCTCGAACAGCCACCAGCCGCCTACGGCTGCCGCAATTGCACCGATGCCTCCACCGAGTGCTAACCGCCGCGACAGCTTTGGCGACCGCGGAGCATGACGGCCACCGGGTAAGGCCTTGCCGGCCATGATGTTCCTAGCTGACGTAACGACAGACGCGAAACGGGGGTCCGCGACATCTCCCCTCCAACCGATCAGAGAAAGCGCTTGGGCTTCTCCAAAACCAAGCGGCGGGTCGACAGCATCGAGCCGAACTGGGAGATAGATTCCGCGGCGTTGAGCACGGGCAGCTTCGTCTCGCACGAAATTGCCCTCACGCGAAACCGAGCGCTTGGTCCAAACCACTATGACGCACTTTGCTGCGTCGAGATGATCCTCAATGTCCTCGCGCCAATTGGCGCCACCGCCGATGTGAACGTCCCACCAGACACTCAGGCCTTCGGCCTCCAACGCTTCGATGAGCGGCCTTACGCGAGCGCGGTCCTCGGCCTTGTACGAAACGAATAGGTCGGTCGCAGTCATCGTGCCCCCGGACGATGTGTCGGCTACATGACTATTGCGAGCGATCTTTGGATTTCAAGTCAGCAGCAAAAAGCGACCATGGTGCTCGACGCGCTAATGGCAGGAATGGGTGGAAAGCTGTCATTAGCCGCCAACCTCCTCTGGAATGCTCAGGGCACCCTCAGCAGTCGATCGAGCGATACGCTTCCGCCGCCGAGAGCGATGAGCGGAAGCAGCAGGCCTGCCCAGCTGAGGTGCGTCGGCCATGCGTCGGGATAGACGAAGATCTCGATCACCAGCGTCATGATCAGCAGTGCCGACGCGCTGAAGCGAGTGAAGAGGCCGAGCGTCAGCAGGATTGGGAAGAGATGTTCAGAATAGGTCGCCGCGTAGGCCGCGATCTCGGGCTTGATCAGGGGTAGCGCGTAGTCGGTGCGGAAGAGCTCGAACGCGGTGTCGTTGACGGTCAGCAGCCCGTCGACCTTGGTCCTGCCGGACATGAAGAAGACTGAGGCGATGCCCAGCCGCTGCACGAGCAGAAGCAGCGACATCGGGAAGAGCTTCTCGGCGGTCTCCGCGAACAAATCGTAGGCCTTGCGCCAAGCGGGCGCGGCAACTTGCGTGGCCATTGTCAGGACCTTTCGTAAGAAGGCGCGGCGAACGCGCCCAGGTTGATGAGAGAGGCATAGACGGCGTCGGTGTCCTCGTTCGGGTAGAGCCGGGCGGCGGCGGACAGGCTTTGCTCGACGCGCTCACCCAAGCGGATGCCCGACAGGATGCGGTGGGCGGCGGCTCCGATGCGGGGGGTGTGCATGACGAAGGGCGAGGGGCGGGCGAACAGCGCGCCCTCGGACTTCCAATCCGGCTCGATGACCGACGGCATTGGCCGCTGGTGCGCGAGCCAGATGCTCATGCCCGGCGTCCGCAGCCAGCCGAAACGGACAGCGGGATGGAGCCTCAGCTGGAGGCCGGGCACGCCCGTCGGTTCGCCGGCAAGCGCGTCCGCATCCGCTGCCATCAGGCATTCGACGTGAAGACGCTCCACCCGCGCGACGTCGGGCAGGTAGAGGAGGTCCCCAATCCACGCTTGCTCGGCCAGCCACTCGGCGAACTGCTCGCCGTGGAGCGCAAGCACTGGCGAGCGCGGCGGGAAGGACGTCGAAAACTCGGCTGCGATGCCTGCGAACATCTCTTCGCCGACGATCTGCTCGACGACGGGAAAGTTGGAGCGCAGCGCTTCGACCGCCCCGTGGATGACAGTGTTGCGGTAGACAGCGAGCGGCCCCGTGGCAGGGGCATCGATCGCGGCGACGAAGCGGCGCTGGAAGGTTGCGAGGTCAGGCTGCAAGGCGAAGCCCTCCTTCGAGAACGGCCTGGGCGCGGTCGCGCTCGCGAATGAGCTCCGCGAAGGCAGGCACGTTGCCATCGCGCTCGATCAGCGTCGGGCGCGGGCCGATGCGGTCGACGAAGCCTTCGTAGAGGCTCCAAACTGCTTCGCTAACGGGCTCGTCGTGGCTGTCGATCAGCAAGGCACCATCGGCATCGAGGCTGTGACCCGCGAGGTGGATTTCGCCCACGAGCTTTGCCGGAATGTCGAGCAGCCAGGCGGCGGCGTCGAAGCCGATGTTGTTCGCGCCGACGGCGACGTTGTTCACGTCGATGAGCAGCTTGCAGCCGCTTCGCCGCGCAAGCTCGCGCAGGAAGCTCGTCTCGCTCCAGCGATGCTGGGTGAGCGGCAG
It contains:
- a CDS encoding TIR domain-containing protein, which gives rise to MTATDLFVSYKAEDRARVRPLIEALEAEGLSVWWDVHIGGGANWREDIEDHLDAAKCVIVVWTKRSVSREGNFVRDEAARAQRRGIYLPVRLDAVDPPLGFGEAQALSLIGWRGDVADPRFASVVTSARNIMAGKALPGGRHAPRSPKLSRRLALGGGIGAIAAAVGGWWLFEPTVANASRIAVLPFADLSGSHDQAYFAEGIAEELRSALSRIGLQVIGRASSDAVSAMDTKAAAAKL
- a CDS encoding DoxX family protein yields the protein MSLLLLVQRLGIASVFFMSGRTKVDGLLTVNDTAFELFRTDYALPLIKPEIAAYAATYSEHLFPILLTLGLFTRFSASALLIMTLVIEIFVYPDAWPTHLSWAGLLLPLIALGGGSVSLDRLLRVP
- a CDS encoding HvfC/BufC N-terminal domain-containing protein, with amino-acid sequence MQPDLATFQRRFVAAIDAPATGPLAVYRNTVIHGAVEALRSNFPVVEQIVGEEMFAGIAAEFSTSFPPRSPVLALHGEQFAEWLAEQAWIGDLLYLPDVARVERLHVECLMAADADALAGEPTGVPGLQLRLHPAVRFGWLRTPGMSIWLAHQRPMPSVIEPDWKSEGALFARPSPFVMHTPRIGAAAHRILSGIRLGERVEQSLSAAARLYPNEDTDAVYASLINLGAFAAPSYERS